From Desulfovibrio desulfuricans, a single genomic window includes:
- a CDS encoding DUF2207 domain-containing protein: MHTPNASSWFTRRIALTVCALLLCIHAMCLAAYAQERIESFASTVTIHQDGSMHVREAIVVQAEGNQIKKGIYRELPLLYSGPANYSGTVPFAVTSASLDGVPLNPVETEVRGDYIRVLMRGKEPLSTGQHRFVLEYDTSLHLRFYESNGELNWNATGVWGFPILDASCRVILPKGVAVEQTAAWAGLPGSRNSDHITIGRPQTNEASFTLASTLEPDTQLTVAVAFDRQSIADPVLPLALQQQREDEALELARQEEERVIRERGLLFEVLYDNPLLPAQCLAFCAVFLYYFLLWQRLGIDPPKGAIFPRYYPPKAVQWSKKSAAEATPQVLSPLAVEFLYKSARISGRGLAATFLALAFKGLCRISKADAKTYALELPAASNGRTEGLTAEEQTVYRELVHSTGKGEKLLLRPKNEDVRSIFNAARANLKQNFKGAWQLNTWVAVLGWFLVLPLAFAASFWEVDPSVLTPDSSQLPLILLLLAVCMAFCAALALPLLLVRQQAKSLLATLGLMALPLAGIAAVGLQFYFYDLGWLLLLLMIITSIVFTAVIKAPSPAARAVLDEIEGLAIYMRTAELPRMEQVSAQDEKPENTPEVFRRLLPYALVLGLEKTWCNRFAEQLQAAALEDSGVDVALVHGHDGWSDFSNGFGSAVSASSASAESSSASGFSSGGGGSGSGSGGGGGGGL, encoded by the coding sequence ATGCACACGCCCAATGCCAGCAGTTGGTTTACACGCCGCATTGCACTGACCGTATGCGCCCTGCTGCTCTGCATCCATGCCATGTGCCTTGCTGCCTACGCGCAGGAACGCATAGAGAGCTTTGCCTCTACCGTCACAATCCATCAGGACGGCAGTATGCATGTGCGCGAAGCAATTGTTGTGCAGGCGGAAGGCAATCAGATTAAAAAAGGCATATATCGCGAACTCCCTCTGCTCTATTCCGGCCCGGCGAACTACAGCGGCACGGTTCCTTTCGCCGTTACATCCGCAAGCCTTGACGGCGTGCCCCTTAACCCGGTCGAAACCGAAGTCAGGGGCGACTACATACGGGTGCTCATGCGCGGCAAGGAGCCGCTCTCCACGGGGCAGCACCGCTTTGTGCTTGAATACGACACTTCCCTGCATCTGCGTTTTTATGAATCCAATGGGGAACTCAACTGGAACGCCACTGGCGTGTGGGGCTTCCCTATCCTTGACGCTTCATGCCGCGTTATACTGCCCAAGGGCGTAGCCGTGGAGCAAACCGCCGCGTGGGCCGGGCTACCTGGCTCCAGAAATTCCGACCACATCACCATTGGCAGACCGCAAACCAACGAAGCATCCTTTACCCTTGCCAGCACCCTTGAGCCTGACACGCAGCTTACGGTGGCTGTGGCCTTTGACAGGCAGAGCATTGCCGACCCTGTGCTTCCGCTTGCATTGCAGCAACAAAGGGAGGACGAAGCCCTGGAGCTGGCCCGGCAGGAAGAGGAGCGTGTCATCAGGGAGCGGGGCCTGCTCTTTGAAGTCCTGTATGATAATCCCTTGCTGCCCGCGCAGTGTCTGGCTTTTTGCGCTGTTTTTCTTTACTATTTTCTGCTTTGGCAACGCCTTGGCATTGACCCGCCCAAGGGTGCCATATTCCCCCGCTATTACCCACCCAAAGCCGTTCAGTGGAGCAAAAAATCTGCTGCTGAGGCCACGCCGCAAGTGCTTTCGCCGCTGGCGGTGGAGTTCTTATACAAGTCGGCCCGCATCTCTGGCCGGGGGCTTGCCGCCACGTTTCTGGCTCTGGCGTTCAAGGGGCTGTGCCGCATAAGCAAGGCGGACGCCAAAACCTATGCGCTGGAGCTGCCCGCCGCATCAAACGGACGCACAGAGGGGCTTACCGCAGAAGAACAGACCGTGTACCGCGAGCTTGTGCACAGTACTGGCAAGGGTGAAAAACTCTTGCTGCGCCCCAAAAATGAAGATGTCCGCAGTATTTTCAACGCTGCCAGGGCAAACCTTAAGCAAAACTTTAAGGGTGCATGGCAGCTGAACACCTGGGTTGCAGTGCTTGGCTGGTTTTTGGTGCTGCCGCTGGCTTTTGCGGCGAGCTTTTGGGAAGTTGACCCTTCGGTGCTTACCCCGGATAGCTCGCAACTGCCGCTGATTCTTCTGTTGCTCGCAGTTTGCATGGCTTTTTGCGCAGCACTGGCGCTCCCCCTGCTGCTGGTGCGGCAGCAGGCAAAATCCCTGCTGGCAACTCTGGGGCTTATGGCTTTGCCACTGGCCGGGATAGCTGCGGTTGGTCTTCAGTTTTATTTTTACGATCTTGGGTGGCTGCTTCTTCTGCTCATGATTATCACATCCATTGTGTTCACAGCCGTCATCAAGGCTCCAAGCCCCGCAGCCCGCGCTGTACTGGACGAAATTGAAGGCCTTGCCATATACATGCGCACGGCGGAACTGCCACGCATGGAGCAGGTTAGCGCGCAGGATGAAAAACCCGAAAACACGCCCGAGGTTTTTCGCCGTCTGCTGCCCTATGCACTGGTGCTGGGGCTGGAAAAAACGTGGTGCAACAGGTTTGCCGAGCAGCTCCAGGCGGCAGCGCTGGAAGACTCCGGCGTTGATGTCGCCCTTGTGCACGGGCATGACGGCTGGAGCGACTTTTCCAATGGTTTTGGCAGCGCTGTAAGCGCCTCCTCCGCGTCTGCCGAATCTTCATCCGCCAGCGGTTTCAGCTCCGGCGGTGGCGGCTCGGGCAGCGGATCTGGCGGGGGTGGAGGCGGCGGACTGTGA
- the fabG gene encoding 3-oxoacyl-ACP reductase FabG, translating to MQTSPIALVTGASKGIGKAIALGLAADGFDIWLNYRNDHDAAEAVRDAIEALGRQCVLLPFDVADKDAVEAALDPLLAEETPFALINNAGFARDTVFGLMSEEQWDSVIGVHLNGFFHVSRKVVPRMQRARTGRVVNIVSTSGQAGMAGQVNYSAAKAGLIGATRALARELGRRNVLVNAVAPGFISTEMTAGLPVDEYMKSVPLGRPGLPEEVAGCVRFLCSNLSSYVTGQVLSVNGGLYM from the coding sequence ATGCAAACTTCGCCCATAGCTCTGGTAACGGGCGCAAGCAAGGGAATTGGCAAGGCCATTGCCCTTGGCTTGGCCGCCGATGGTTTTGATATCTGGCTGAACTACCGCAACGACCACGATGCCGCAGAAGCCGTGCGCGATGCCATTGAGGCTCTAGGCCGTCAATGTGTTTTGCTGCCCTTTGACGTGGCGGACAAAGATGCGGTGGAAGCCGCCCTTGATCCACTGCTGGCGGAGGAAACGCCCTTTGCCCTGATCAACAACGCAGGCTTTGCCCGCGATACCGTCTTTGGCCTTATGTCCGAAGAGCAGTGGGATTCTGTCATCGGCGTGCATCTCAACGGGTTTTTTCATGTTTCGCGCAAGGTTGTGCCACGTATGCAGCGGGCGCGCACCGGGCGTGTTGTAAATATTGTTTCCACCTCGGGTCAGGCAGGTATGGCGGGGCAGGTGAACTACTCCGCAGCCAAGGCTGGTCTTATTGGAGCAACACGCGCCCTTGCACGCGAGCTTGGGCGGCGCAACGTGCTTGTTAATGCCGTGGCCCCTGGCTTTATCAGCACAGAGATGACGGCCGGGCTGCCAGTGGATGAATATATGAAAAGCGTGCCCCTTGGCAGACCGGGTTTGCCGGAAGAAGTGGCGGGCTGCGTGCGATTTTTGTGTTCCAACCTATCGTCCTACGTTACCGGGCAGGTACTGTCCGTTAACGGCGGACTGTACATGTGA
- a CDS encoding phytoene desaturase family protein: protein MRCVVAGSGITGLTVALLLARQGHDVAVLEAGPRVAPLLRGFWREGLYFDTGFHCGGGLHAGGVLRRWLRALGVEKHLRQITTGRTEVFHFADGQVFQLPAGQAAVTEAVERQFPGAGPAMKAFLHHMDTELGHSPYLNPAVRAEPSFALHSAGSVAQYAESAGFPPHLRAMLGTRCLLYGVRPEESSLEEYSLVAGPYFQSSGSWQGGGLALVEALLGCLGELGVTVRCNAAVADIEADKAQGVRGVVLGDGSRLVCERCFFTGHPSQLEGLIPKGLMRPAYLHRINELPETRSAMLLFAETRDCLNENESIYLLPEPSAEELFQGVESAHPSIYLFCDRPQPDGRKAVMAVALMDDKDLPNGDPHPRPQSYVAWKRESAARLQAYIEKRLPELAGRWRILDAASPLTMRRWIHGATGSLYGVKHHLGAMPMLPVTRLPGLFLAGQNILLPGVLGGMVSAALAVGFSFGHDNALKEFRECAESE, encoded by the coding sequence ATGCGCTGCGTGGTCGCAGGCAGCGGCATTACCGGCCTGACTGTCGCCTTGTTGCTGGCGCGGCAGGGCCACGATGTTGCCGTGCTGGAGGCTGGCCCGCGCGTTGCCCCGTTGCTGCGTGGTTTTTGGCGCGAAGGCCTGTATTTTGATACGGGCTTTCACTGCGGCGGCGGTCTGCATGCCGGGGGCGTTTTGCGCCGCTGGCTGCGGGCGTTGGGTGTAGAAAAGCATTTGCGGCAGATCACGACCGGCCGCACGGAGGTCTTCCACTTCGCCGATGGGCAGGTGTTTCAGCTTCCGGCAGGGCAAGCGGCGGTAACAGAAGCTGTTGAGCGGCAATTTCCCGGCGCAGGGCCAGCCATGAAGGCTTTTCTGCACCATATGGATACGGAACTGGGCCACTCCCCCTACCTGAATCCCGCTGTGCGAGCAGAGCCGTCTTTTGCGCTCCACAGCGCGGGCAGCGTGGCCCAGTATGCTGAATCTGCGGGCTTTCCTCCGCACTTGCGGGCCATGCTCGGCACCCGGTGCCTTTTGTACGGCGTGCGGCCCGAAGAATCCTCACTTGAAGAATATTCCCTTGTGGCCGGGCCGTATTTTCAGTCCAGCGGCTCGTGGCAGGGTGGTGGGCTGGCTCTGGTTGAGGCGCTTCTGGGATGCCTCGGCGAGCTTGGGGTCACTGTGCGTTGCAACGCTGCCGTTGCGGATATAGAGGCGGACAAGGCGCAAGGCGTGCGTGGCGTGGTATTAGGTGACGGTTCCCGCCTTGTCTGCGAGCGCTGCTTCTTTACCGGGCATCCCTCGCAGCTTGAGGGGCTGATCCCCAAGGGCCTCATGCGTCCGGCCTACCTGCACCGCATAAATGAGCTGCCGGAAACACGTTCCGCCATGTTGCTGTTTGCAGAAACACGCGACTGCCTGAATGAAAATGAAAGCATCTATCTGCTGCCGGAGCCTTCAGCGGAAGAACTGTTCCAGGGTGTGGAAAGCGCGCACCCCAGCATATACCTTTTTTGCGACAGACCGCAGCCGGATGGCAGAAAGGCTGTGATGGCCGTGGCGCTCATGGATGACAAGGATTTGCCCAACGGCGATCCGCATCCGCGCCCCCAAAGCTATGTGGCGTGGAAGCGTGAGTCTGCTGCCCGATTGCAGGCCTACATTGAAAAACGTCTGCCGGAGCTTGCAGGGCGCTGGCGCATCCTGGATGCGGCAAGCCCGCTGACAATGAGGCGCTGGATTCACGGCGCTACTGGCAGCCTTTATGGTGTGAAGCACCACCTTGGCGCTATGCCCATGCTGCCTGTCACACGCCTGCCGGGGCTGTTCCTGGCCGGGCAGAACATCCTGCTGCCCGGTGTGCTGGGCGGCATGGTCAGCGCTGCCCTGGCCGTGGGATTTTCCTTCGGTCATGATAACGCTCTCAAGGAGTTCAGGGAATGCGCGGAAAGCGAGTAG
- a CDS encoding acyl carrier protein → MNDNKIRETIDAALSEEFELSPDQLVPTAHIKEDLGLDSLDIVDMVIVLEKAFNFKLQNKESLVKIQTLGDIYAFIEALRDEGTVKAEQ, encoded by the coding sequence ATGAACGATAATAAAATTAGAGAGACGATTGACGCGGCCTTGAGTGAAGAATTTGAATTGTCCCCGGATCAGCTTGTTCCTACAGCGCATATCAAGGAAGACCTCGGGCTTGATAGCCTTGATATCGTAGATATGGTCATAGTGCTGGAAAAGGCCTTCAACTTCAAATTGCAAAACAAAGAGTCCCTGGTAAAAATTCAGACACTAGGGGACATTTATGCATTCATCGAGGCCTTGCGCGATGAAGGAACCGTCAAGGCGGAACAGTAA
- a CDS encoding beta-ketoacyl-[acyl-carrier-protein] synthase family protein, translating to MRGKRVVVTGMGAVSPFGEGVAAMYEGVRDNRCALTTLPEYKLEGLSCRVAGLVPPLQEKRIPRELRRSMSPMSIFSCLAAWEALTSAGLSTRPEQRMGVAVGSTVGSPTMLHEFFEMFLREHSVESMRSTVFFKVMSHTVAANVALACGCAGRTLAPAAACASGLMSLCLGYEAIAAGREEMMLCGGADEFHLLTSATFDRLGAASHIEDPDCASRPFDAERTGIVCGEGAGILLLESLESAQARNAPILAEIRGAAISSSPGSIAQPDAAAIAGCMRRTLDDAGVQPQDVAYVNAHATATEFGDIAEGQAIEAVFGSSVPVSSFKGHLGHTMAASGALESILCIEMLQSSTYFPTRGLRNPDARCGNLNHMCEHLHKPSGLVLKNSFALGGCNCTIIFDRLSENSINVGKE from the coding sequence ATGCGCGGAAAGCGAGTAGTCGTTACGGGCATGGGCGCGGTTTCGCCATTTGGCGAAGGCGTGGCAGCCATGTACGAAGGTGTGCGCGATAACCGTTGCGCGCTGACCACCTTGCCGGAATACAAGCTTGAGGGTTTGTCGTGCCGTGTGGCCGGGCTGGTGCCGCCATTGCAGGAAAAGCGTATTCCACGGGAATTGCGGCGTTCCATGTCGCCCATGTCTATTTTTTCCTGCCTCGCTGCCTGGGAGGCTTTGACAAGCGCCGGGCTGAGTACCCGGCCCGAACAGCGCATGGGCGTAGCTGTTGGCTCAACGGTTGGCAGCCCCACCATGCTGCACGAGTTTTTTGAGATGTTTCTGCGCGAGCACAGCGTGGAGAGCATGCGCAGCACCGTATTTTTCAAGGTCATGAGCCACACGGTTGCCGCCAATGTGGCCCTGGCCTGCGGGTGCGCAGGCCGCACGCTTGCACCTGCTGCCGCCTGCGCCTCTGGCCTCATGAGCCTGTGCCTCGGGTACGAGGCTATCGCGGCAGGGCGGGAAGAAATGATGCTCTGCGGTGGCGCGGATGAATTCCACCTGTTGACCTCCGCCACCTTTGACCGCCTTGGCGCTGCATCCCACATAGAAGACCCGGATTGCGCCTCTCGCCCCTTTGATGCGGAGCGCACAGGCATTGTTTGCGGCGAGGGTGCGGGCATCCTGCTGCTGGAGAGTCTGGAAAGTGCTCAGGCCCGCAATGCGCCCATTCTGGCGGAAATACGCGGCGCGGCCATATCTTCATCGCCCGGCAGCATCGCCCAGCCCGACGCGGCTGCCATTGCCGGCTGCATGCGCAGAACGTTGGACGATGCAGGCGTACAACCGCAGGATGTTGCCTATGTTAACGCCCACGCCACCGCTACCGAATTCGGTGATATTGCAGAAGGGCAGGCCATTGAAGCCGTTTTTGGCTCATCAGTGCCAGTGAGCAGTTTCAAGGGGCACCTTGGGCACACAATGGCGGCCAGCGGCGCGCTGGAAAGCATTTTGTGTATAGAAATGTTGCAGTCCTCCACCTATTTTCCAACGCGCGGCTTGCGCAATCCCGATGCCCGATGCGGAAATCTGAATCATATGTGCGAACATCTGCATAAACCAAGCGGTTTGGTATTGAAAAACAGTTTTGCGCTTGGCGGTTGCAATTGCACTATCATATTTGATAGGTTGAGTGAAAATTCAATCAATGTTGGGAAAGAATGA
- a CDS encoding outer membrane lipoprotein carrier protein LolA, protein MRSSAGMLLLAGFIMAFTALPTSAVAQGQPFASAEALLDAAAKQSAGIASLSADFVQEKSMTVLARPMTSQGYFCLRRGVQASSVQERATSKDANGFQPADSLLWAYTRPLASGFVYKNGKGALWEGSPEATRPANERESSVITAIIRNILDWISIDPAALRATYRLERPQADKPMLQLYPLRQSFFAKLEVTFAEDLKSVRQLTFTERNGDTVRIIFKQTRVNEALPAPCAVLEAAGSDGQ, encoded by the coding sequence ATGCGTTCATCTGCGGGCATGCTGCTTTTGGCTGGGTTTATTATGGCTTTTACCGCGCTGCCTACCTCTGCGGTTGCGCAGGGGCAGCCGTTTGCAAGCGCCGAGGCTCTGCTGGATGCTGCCGCAAAGCAAAGTGCTGGCATTGCCAGCCTGAGCGCTGATTTTGTGCAGGAAAAATCCATGACCGTTTTGGCCCGCCCCATGACCTCGCAAGGCTATTTTTGCCTGCGCCGGGGCGTCCAAGCGTCCAGTGTTCAGGAGCGCGCAACCAGCAAGGATGCCAATGGTTTTCAACCAGCCGACAGCCTGCTTTGGGCGTATACCCGTCCTCTTGCCTCTGGCTTTGTCTACAAAAATGGGAAGGGCGCATTGTGGGAAGGATCGCCGGAAGCAACGCGCCCTGCCAATGAACGGGAATCCAGTGTTATTACAGCCATTATCCGCAATATTCTGGACTGGATCAGCATAGACCCGGCGGCTCTGCGCGCCACCTACAGGCTTGAGCGCCCGCAGGCCGACAAACCCATGCTGCAACTGTATCCCCTCCGGCAGTCTTTTTTTGCAAAGCTTGAAGTAACCTTTGCCGAGGACCTCAAGAGTGTACGCCAGTTGACCTTTACGGAACGTAATGGCGACACGGTGCGCATTATCTTTAAGCAAACACGGGTCAACGAGGCCTTGCCAGCACCCTGCGCCGTGCTTGAGGCAGCGGGGAGCGATGGTCAGTAG
- the catA gene encoding type A chloramphenicol O-acetyltransferase yields the protein MLFNVIDLNIWKRKSYYQHYVHTVRCTYSITVNIEIDSLVKELNLRGIKAYPAQIYILSRAVNKFQEFRMAINTHGELGYWESTSPSYTILNKKTETFSSIFTLFDSNFSKFYDNCIHDMEKYGNSDTLFPQNNMPENLFTVSSFPWQSFTGFNLNVYGEGTYLPPIFTIGRYLEQNGKTHMPLSIQVHHAVCDGYHVGKFIDAVQGLAQNFSNWL from the coding sequence ATGTTATTTAATGTAATCGATTTGAACATCTGGAAAAGAAAATCTTATTATCAGCATTACGTCCATACTGTTCGCTGCACTTACAGCATCACAGTAAATATAGAAATTGATTCACTTGTAAAAGAATTGAATCTTCGTGGAATTAAGGCATACCCTGCACAAATATACATACTTTCACGCGCAGTTAATAAATTTCAAGAATTCAGAATGGCTATAAATACTCATGGCGAACTTGGCTACTGGGAATCAACAAGCCCAAGTTACACGATTTTAAACAAAAAAACTGAAACTTTCAGCAGTATATTCACGCTATTTGATAGTAATTTCAGCAAATTTTATGACAACTGCATTCACGACATGGAAAAATACGGCAACTCTGATACGCTTTTTCCTCAAAACAACATGCCTGAAAATTTGTTCACGGTTTCATCCTTTCCCTGGCAGAGCTTCACCGGCTTCAATCTGAATGTTTACGGCGAGGGAACATACCTCCCTCCCATTTTTACAATTGGACGCTATCTGGAACAAAACGGAAAGACACACATGCCGCTTTCCATTCAAGTGCATCACGCAGTGTGCGACGGCTATCATGTGGGAAAATTCATAGATGCCGTTCAAGGCCTGGCCCAGAACTTCAGCAATTGGCTGTGA
- a CDS encoding beta-ketoacyl-[acyl-carrier-protein] synthase family protein, with translation MRRVVITGVGLVSVLGVSREQIANALYNGISGIVADPQRLEHGFHSPLTGHIDGFDCARHLNRKQRKSMPDFAIQAHAATLDALDQGGLAPEDLRSERCGLVFGNDSTVQSVVDQQAALLEAGCTSGMGSGHVFRCMNSTITMNLNVLLGNTGPSWTVSAACASGAYAIGQAADQIRLGRLDRVVCGAAQEVNWPSVCSFDGLGAFSARTPAEAASRPFDKGRDGLVPSGGAAALLLEDYDIARSRNACILAEVLGFGCSADGETLSVPSRTGLARAMRMALAEGGLSAADVDIVNAHATSTPQGDAAEAANLRAVFGADCPDVMALKSLTGHELWMSGASQVAYAVIMAQAGFTAATINYEEPDEDTAGIPVLVRRLEQPPRVVLNNAAGFGGSNASIALRLG, from the coding sequence ATGCGGCGAGTTGTCATAACTGGCGTGGGGCTTGTATCCGTTCTGGGCGTTAGCCGCGAGCAGATCGCCAACGCGTTGTATAATGGGATTTCGGGCATAGTTGCCGACCCGCAGCGGCTGGAGCATGGCTTTCACAGCCCGCTTACAGGGCATATAGACGGTTTTGATTGCGCCCGCCATCTTAACAGAAAGCAGCGCAAAAGCATGCCGGATTTTGCCATTCAGGCGCATGCGGCAACACTGGATGCCCTGGATCAGGGCGGGCTGGCACCCGAAGACCTGCGCTCAGAGCGGTGCGGCCTTGTTTTTGGCAATGATTCCACAGTGCAGTCTGTAGTTGACCAGCAGGCGGCCTTGCTGGAAGCTGGCTGCACTTCCGGCATGGGCAGCGGCCATGTTTTTCGCTGCATGAATTCCACCATCACCATGAATCTCAACGTATTGCTTGGCAATACCGGCCCAAGCTGGACGGTAAGCGCCGCCTGCGCCAGCGGGGCATATGCCATCGGCCAGGCGGCAGACCAGATTCGCCTAGGGCGGCTCGACCGCGTCGTCTGCGGCGCTGCGCAAGAAGTGAACTGGCCGTCTGTATGCTCCTTTGACGGTCTGGGGGCTTTTTCTGCGCGCACGCCTGCGGAGGCGGCGTCCCGCCCCTTTGACAAGGGCAGGGACGGGCTGGTGCCAAGCGGCGGCGCTGCGGCCCTGCTACTGGAAGATTACGATATTGCCCGCAGCCGCAACGCCTGCATTCTGGCAGAAGTACTCGGCTTTGGTTGCAGCGCGGACGGCGAAACCCTTTCCGTTCCCAGCCGCACAGGGCTTGCGCGCGCCATGCGTATGGCTCTGGCGGAAGGCGGGCTGAGCGCTGCTGATGTGGATATTGTCAACGCGCATGCCACATCCACCCCTCAGGGGGATGCGGCGGAGGCAGCCAATCTGCGGGCCGTTTTCGGCGCTGACTGCCCCGATGTCATGGCGCTGAAAAGCCTCACCGGGCATGAATTGTGGATGTCTGGCGCATCGCAGGTGGCCTATGCCGTCATTATGGCGCAGGCGGGCTTTACGGCTGCTACCATAAATTATGAAGAGCCGGACGAAGATACCGCTGGTATTCCCGTACTTGTCCGCAGGCTGGAGCAACCCCCGCGAGTCGTGCTGAATAACGCTGCGGGCTTTGGCGGCAGCAACGCCAGTATCGCCTTGAGGCTCGGCTGA
- a CDS encoding helix-turn-helix domain-containing protein, with protein MSKSSASTAALPPKVLAKLEDLGRRIKLARKRRGLTLHEMAKLMMVSVGSLQRLESGTPGTSLGTLVTALLTLGLEDDLDNVAAMETDMIGLAHERRRLEGKTDGKDKISYDF; from the coding sequence ATGAGTAAATCGTCAGCTTCCACAGCCGCCCTGCCGCCCAAGGTTCTGGCAAAACTTGAGGATCTGGGCCGCAGAATCAAACTGGCGCGAAAGCGCCGGGGTCTGACCCTGCACGAAATGGCCAAGCTCATGATGGTTTCTGTTGGCTCCCTGCAAAGGCTGGAGAGCGGCACACCGGGAACAAGCCTTGGCACCCTTGTGACTGCCCTGCTCACCCTCGGGCTTGAAGACGACCTGGACAACGTGGCCGCCATGGAAACGGACATGATCGGCCTTGCCCACGAACGCAGGCGGCTTGAAGGAAAAACGGACGGCAAGGACAAAATTTCCTACGACTTTTAA
- a CDS encoding lysophospholipid acyltransferase family protein, with the protein MHSSRPCAMKEPSRRNSNIVSNIAISAIFVCWTIIILPLTLCIAALHTVFPGVMCVVNRRYIWLYGRSTLFFLRPWLPVRIRNAHMAVEYPGSVVVCNHQSFLDIYLLAAQDQANVCLITKSWPFRLLFFFAPTMRSAEYIDAESLSAEQVEALCLERLRDGVTLVIFPEGSRTRTGALGKFRAGAFHVAVKAGRPVLPLLIHNSFQVFPPGAKGFHPATIHMEFLDPVWPQAFAGELLPHRAMMRHVRNLYVKHLTCATGE; encoded by the coding sequence ATGCATTCATCGAGGCCTTGCGCGATGAAGGAACCGTCAAGGCGGAACAGTAATATTGTGTCAAACATTGCCATAAGTGCAATCTTTGTTTGCTGGACAATTATTATTTTGCCTTTAACTCTGTGCATTGCCGCGTTGCACACGGTTTTCCCCGGTGTCATGTGCGTGGTTAATCGGCGGTACATCTGGCTTTATGGCCGCTCTACGCTGTTTTTTTTGCGGCCCTGGCTGCCGGTGCGTATTCGCAACGCACATATGGCAGTGGAGTATCCTGGGTCGGTTGTTGTGTGCAACCATCAGTCTTTTTTGGATATATACCTGCTTGCGGCGCAGGATCAGGCCAATGTGTGCCTGATAACCAAAAGCTGGCCCTTCCGCTTGCTTTTTTTCTTTGCGCCCACCATGCGCAGCGCGGAATATATTGATGCGGAGAGTCTGTCCGCAGAACAGGTCGAGGCTTTGTGTCTTGAACGTCTGCGTGATGGGGTTACTCTGGTGATTTTCCCCGAGGGCAGCCGTACCCGCACTGGTGCTCTGGGCAAGTTTCGGGCTGGTGCTTTCCACGTTGCTGTAAAGGCCGGTCGCCCCGTGCTCCCCTTGCTGATTCACAACAGCTTCCAGGTGTTTCCTCCTGGCGCCAAGGGCTTTCATCCTGCTACCATCCATATGGAGTTTCTTGATCCGGTATGGCCGCAAGCCTTTGCCGGAGAACTTTTACCGCATCGCGCCATGATGCGGCATGTCAGAAACCTTTATGTAAAACATCTAACGTGTGCGACAGGAGAGTAA
- a CDS encoding LemA family protein — protein sequence MSTGILIAIGGAVVVFAVIVALYNALVRGKNMVDEAWSSIDVQLKRRHDLVPNLVSAVRQYASHEKSLFEEVSAARARSLSVQGDVAAQAKAENLLSGALGKLFAIAEAYPELKASENYRQLQQSLATLEDEIQMARRYYNGAAREQNDRVRQFPGNLVAGFFHFAPVAYFELDSSAERAVPNVGAQ from the coding sequence ATGAGCACCGGCATCTTGATCGCCATAGGGGGCGCTGTGGTTGTGTTCGCGGTCATTGTAGCCCTTTACAATGCCCTGGTGCGCGGCAAAAACATGGTGGACGAAGCCTGGAGCAGCATTGATGTGCAGCTCAAGCGGCGGCACGATCTGGTGCCCAATCTGGTCAGCGCCGTCAGGCAGTATGCCAGCCACGAAAAGAGCCTGTTTGAAGAGGTGAGCGCGGCGCGTGCCCGCAGCCTCTCCGTGCAGGGCGATGTTGCGGCCCAGGCCAAAGCGGAGAATCTGCTTTCCGGCGCGCTGGGCAAGCTTTTTGCCATTGCGGAGGCCTACCCGGAGCTTAAGGCCAGCGAAAACTATCGCCAGTTGCAGCAAAGCCTCGCCACGCTGGAGGACGAAATCCAGATGGCCCGCCGCTATTACAACGGTGCAGCAAGGGAACAGAACGACCGCGTTCGCCAGTTCCCCGGCAATCTGGTTGCCGGATTTTTCCACTTTGCCCCTGTGGCGTATTTTGAACTTGATTCATCAGCAGAACGGGCAGTTCCTAATGTTGGTGCACAATAA